The following are encoded in a window of Zymoseptoria tritici IPO323 chromosome 4, whole genome shotgun sequence genomic DNA:
- the MgSte11 gene encoding uncharacterized protein (hypothetical MAPK kinase kinase (MAPKKK), related to S. cerevisiae Ste11 that is involved at least in three pathways including pheromone response, pseudohyphal/invasive growth as well as the high osmolarity response pathway.), producing MTTLAARSPYPAPTLSSSIMYRQPNAAVNTHFTSPTESEFSESHRDGRDSVMEWDEGRVVEWLRSFNCGQYAETFRKNNINGQILLEMNDERLMEIGIKKIGPKKLLRRRIDILRKELLQKSSRSFMNRENRTARVQRHGAPSPMKDNSTSLPTSRLANPRNTNMDTPQTARFIHNVKPSSSFDNLNASGSALPSGKPWIKVIFENGRYSVINIEGFRTAEDIIRSTLKKGTLNENHFRSYCFYVLDGTDPSPAFCRRIGEAELCKLCNDSVRSERGRLILRKIHAGEPDGEQLLAAARIAAQQLPEPPAIEVQQPGKPKTHQKIEKLTGEPLAAVSYPMSPASAAERKDYFKEASGKVQRAVSTASSRARKLKDFYGARPPTEFITQDLQSYFPEVAREEMDRTVRMSIRRSKRLSRAVRTLSMASNFSIADSLKDAPPLPTIADGWLKDAGSAHRSGLRPLSVVRIGRTDSHRESDTSSMLQPLDEELPSEPNRKSYVSFGGDSGSDTTASIAPTDEGHTVLPSYLQNQGHSPTTTEGGGDSLNSRLSRFIAEDGEESDEELIQHLEANSWDDLKYMKGAMIGQGSFGTVFLALHAVTAELMAVKQVEMPSNSGSTMDARKNNMIEALKHEITLLRDLKHTNIVQYLGSNSDDQHLNIFLEYIAGGSVATMLVNYGSLPEGLISNFVRQILQGLNYLHSKDIIHRDIKGANILVDNKGTVKISDFGISKRVEASTLLNPGPHKRGGPRVSLQGSVFWMAPEVVRQTAYTKKADIWSLGCLIVEMFTGSHPHPNCTQLQAIFKIGGSGSNADNARPDMPEIASEEAKAFLKRTFEIEHEKRPSAEELSGFEFVNPKT from the exons ATGACGACTCTCGCCGCTCGCTCGCCCTACCCGGCTCCCACGCTCTCGAGCAGCATAATGTATCGCCAACCCAACGCCGCCGTCAATACACACTTTACGAGTCCGACAGAATCCGAATTCTCAGAATCACACAGAGATGGAAGAGATTCCGTTATGGAGTGGGATGAGGGCCGTGTTGTCGAATGGCTGCGGAGCTTCAACTGTGGTCAATATGCGGAGACATTTCGAAAGAACAACATAAATGGGCAGATTCTCCTAGAAATGAACGACGAGCGGTTGATGGAAATTGGTATCAAGAAGATTGGGCCCAAAAAGCTTCTCAGAAGAAGGATTGATATTCTCCGGAAAGAGCTATTACAGAAATCAAGCAGAAGCTTCATGAACAGA GAAAACAGGACAGCACGGGTGCAGCGACATGGAGCGCCGAGTCCGATGAAAGACAACAGCACATCACTTCCTACATCGAGGTTGGCGAATCCAAGGAATACAAATATGGACACTCCGCAGACTGCACGCTTCATCCACAACGTGAAGCCATCATCGTCTTTTGACAACCTCAACGCCTCAGGGAGCGCGCTACCCAGTGGCAAGCCGTGGATAAAGGTCATCTTCGAGAACGGTCGATACTCCGTCATCAACATTGAAGGCTTTCGGACCGCCGAAGACATCATTCGCAGTACCCTTAAAAAGGGCACGTTGAATGAGAACCACTTCCGGTCGTACTGCTTTTACGTACTGGACGGGACCGACCCTAGTCCGGCGTTCTGTCGCAGAATAGGAGAAGCGGAACTCTGCAAGCTTTGCAATGACAGTGTCAGGAGCGAGCGTGGCCGTTTGATTCTGCGCAAGATTCATGCAGGAGAGCCAGATGGCGAACAACTACTGGCTGCAGCGCGCATCGCTGCGCAGCAACTTCCGGAACCTCCAGCTATTGAAGTACAGCAGCCTGGAAAACCGAAGACCCATCAGAAGATCGAGAAGCTCACCGGAGAACCACTGGCGGCTGTCAGTTATCCCATGAGTCCCGCCAGTGCCGCGGAACGTAAGGACTACTTCAAAGAAGCCAGCGGTAAAGTACAGCGAGCTGTCAGCACGGCGTCTTCACGTGCCCGGAAACTGAAGGACTTTTACGGCGCCCGGCCACCTACAGAGTTCATCACACAAGATCTGCAGTCTTACTTTCCAGAGGTGGCGCGAGAAGAAATGGATCGCACCGTCCGCATGTCGATCAGACGAAGCAAGAGACTGAGTCGTGCTGTGAGAACACTCAGCATGGCAAGCAACTTCAGCATTGCCGACAGTCTCAAGGACGCTCCGCCATTGCCCACCATCGCGGACGGATGGCTCAAGGATGCAGGTTCGGCTCACAGATCAGGACTGCGCCCACTCAGCGTCGTTCGCATTGGAAGGACCGACTCACATCGAGAATCCGACACTAGTAGCATGCTGCAACCTCTAGATGAAGAGTTGCCATCGGAGCCGAACAGGAAGAGCTATGTGTCTTTCGGTGGAGACAGCGGCTCAGATACGACCGCCAGCATCGCCCCTACAGACGAGGGGCACACCGTTCTACCTTCGTACCTCCAAAACCAGGGTCACAGCCCCACTACGACAGAGGGCGGAGGCGATAGCCTAAACTCGCGCTTATCGCGCTTCATTGCGGAGGATGGTGAAGAGTCGGATGAAGAACTCATCCAGCATCTGGAAGCGAACAGTTGGGACGACTTGAAGTACATGAAAGGCGCCATGATAGGCCAGGGCTCTTTCGGTACCGTCTTCCTGGCACTCCACGCCGTCACCGCCGAATTGATGGCCGTCAAGCAAGTCGAAATGCCCTCCAACAGCGGCTCCACCATGGACGCGCGAAAGAACAACATGATCGAGGCCCTCAAGCACGAAATCACCCTCCTTCGTGACCTCAAACACACCAATATTGTGCAATATCTCGGGTCCAACAGCGACGACCAACATCTCAACATTTTCCTCGAGTATATCGCTGGCGGGTCTGTTGCGACTATGCTCGTCAACTACGGCTCTCTCCCCGAAGGCCTTATCTCGAACTTCGTCCGCCAGATCTTGCAGGGACTGAACTACCTCCACTCCAAAGACATCATCCATCGCGACATCAAAGGTGccaacatcctcgtcgacaACAAAGGCACCGTCAAAATCTCCGATTTCGGTATCTCCAAACGCGTTGAAGCGTCCACCCTCCTGAACCCGGGTCCACACAAACGCGGCGGTCCGCGCGTCTCACTCCAAGGCTCCGTCTTTTGGATGGCGCCCGAAGTCGTGCGCCAGACAGCATACACAAAGAAGGCCGACATCTGGAGTTTGGGCTGTCTGATCGTGGAAATGTTCACCGGAAGCCATCCGCATCCGAACTGCACTCAATTGCAAGCCATCTTCAAGATCGGCGGCAGTGGGAGCAATGCGGACAATGCACGGCCTGACATGCCCGAGATTGCGAGCGAGGAGGCGAAGGCTTTCTTGAAGAGGACATTTGAGATTGAGCATGAGAAGAGGCCGAGCGCGGAGGAGTTGTCTGGGTTTGAATTTGTCAACCCGAAGACATGA